From Lagopus muta isolate bLagMut1 chromosome 15, bLagMut1 primary, whole genome shotgun sequence, the proteins below share one genomic window:
- the LUC7L gene encoding putative RNA-binding protein Luc7-like 1 isoform X2 → MSAQAQMRALLDQLMGTARDGDETRQRVKFTDDRVCKSHLLDCCPHDILAGTRMDLGECTKIHDLALRADYEIASKERDLFFELDAMDHLESFIAECDRRTELAKKRLAETQEEISAEVSAKAEKVHELNEDIGKLLAKAEQLGAEGNVDESQKILMEVEKVRAKKKEAEEEYRNSMPASSFQQQKLRVCEVCSAYLGLHDNDRRLADHFGGKLHLGFIQIREKLDQLRKTVAEKQEKRNQDRLRRREEREREERMGRRSGSRNRDRRRSRSRDRRRRRSRSASRERRKSRSRSRDRHRRHRSRSRSHSRGHRRGSRDRSSKHKKEVWTIRK, encoded by the exons aTGTCGGCCCAGGCGCAGATGCGGGCCCTGCTGGACCAGCTGATGGGCACGGCCCGGGACG GAGATGAAACCAGGCAAAGGGTGAAGTTTACAGACGATCGTGTCTGCAAGAGCCACCTCCTGGATTGCTGTCCTCATGATATCCTGGCAGGAACA aGAATGGACCTGGGAGAGTGCACAAAGATCCATGACTTGGCACTGAGAGCAGATTATGAGATTGCAAGTAAAGAGAGAGATCTGTTTTTTGAGCTGGAT GCTATGGATCACCTGGAGTCCTTCATTGCCGAGTGTGACAGGAGAACAGAACTGGCCAAAAAGCGCCTGGCTGAGACACAGGAAGAGATCAGTGCTGAAGTGTCTGCCAAG GCAGAGAAGGTGCACGAACTGAACGAAGACATAGGAAAACTCCTAGCTAAAGCTGAacagctgggagctgaaggGAACGTTGATGAGTCTCAGAAGATCCTGATGGAAGTGGAAAAAGTCcgagcaaaaaagaaagaggcagag GAAGAATACCGAAATTCAATGCCTGCATCCAGCTTCCAACAGCAAAAGCTGCGTGTGTGTGAAGTCTGTTCAGCATATCTTGGTCTCCATGACAATGACCGGCGTCTTGCTGACCACTTTGGAGGCAAATTACACTTGGGTTTCATTCAGATTCGTGAGAAACTGGATCAGCTGAGG aaaacagtggcagaaaagcaagagaagagaaaccagGATCGTTTGAGACGGAGAGAAGAGAGGGAACGAGAGGAGAGGATGGGCAGGCG GTCTGGATCGAGGAATAGAGATCGTCGAAG ATCCCGGTCTCGGGACAGGAGGCGAAGGCGCTCGAGGTCGGCGTCCCGTGAGCGGCGGAAGTCCCGCTCCAGGTCCCGCGACCGACACAGGCGCCACCGGAGCCGCTCCCGCAGCCACAGCAGAGGCCACCGCCGGGGCTCCAGAGACAGGAGTTCCAAACACAA aaaagaagtttggACAATTAGGAAGTGA
- the LUC7L gene encoding putative RNA-binding protein Luc7-like 1 isoform X1, protein MSAQAQMRALLDQLMGTARDGDETRQRVKFTDDRVCKSHLLDCCPHDILAGTRMDLGECTKIHDLALRADYEIASKERDLFFELDAMDHLESFIAECDRRTELAKKRLAETQEEISAEVSAKAEKVHELNEDIGKLLAKAEQLGAEGNVDESQKILMEVEKVRAKKKEAEEEYRNSMPASSFQQQKLRVCEVCSAYLGLHDNDRRLADHFGGKLHLGFIQIREKLDQLRKTVAEKQEKRNQDRLRRREEREREERMGRRSGSRNRDRRRSRSRDRRRRRSRSASRERRKSRSRSRDRHRRHRSRSRSHSRGHRRGSRDRSSKHKSSRDRSSREKSRDRERKEKSSSERRHESTNGKSRSKRSEEREAGEI, encoded by the exons aTGTCGGCCCAGGCGCAGATGCGGGCCCTGCTGGACCAGCTGATGGGCACGGCCCGGGACG GAGATGAAACCAGGCAAAGGGTGAAGTTTACAGACGATCGTGTCTGCAAGAGCCACCTCCTGGATTGCTGTCCTCATGATATCCTGGCAGGAACA aGAATGGACCTGGGAGAGTGCACAAAGATCCATGACTTGGCACTGAGAGCAGATTATGAGATTGCAAGTAAAGAGAGAGATCTGTTTTTTGAGCTGGAT GCTATGGATCACCTGGAGTCCTTCATTGCCGAGTGTGACAGGAGAACAGAACTGGCCAAAAAGCGCCTGGCTGAGACACAGGAAGAGATCAGTGCTGAAGTGTCTGCCAAG GCAGAGAAGGTGCACGAACTGAACGAAGACATAGGAAAACTCCTAGCTAAAGCTGAacagctgggagctgaaggGAACGTTGATGAGTCTCAGAAGATCCTGATGGAAGTGGAAAAAGTCcgagcaaaaaagaaagaggcagag GAAGAATACCGAAATTCAATGCCTGCATCCAGCTTCCAACAGCAAAAGCTGCGTGTGTGTGAAGTCTGTTCAGCATATCTTGGTCTCCATGACAATGACCGGCGTCTTGCTGACCACTTTGGAGGCAAATTACACTTGGGTTTCATTCAGATTCGTGAGAAACTGGATCAGCTGAGG aaaacagtggcagaaaagcaagagaagagaaaccagGATCGTTTGAGACGGAGAGAAGAGAGGGAACGAGAGGAGAGGATGGGCAGGCG GTCTGGATCGAGGAATAGAGATCGTCGAAG ATCCCGGTCTCGGGACAGGAGGCGAAGGCGCTCGAGGTCGGCGTCCCGTGAGCGGCGGAAGTCCCGCTCCAGGTCCCGCGACCGACACAGGCGCCACCGGAGCCGCTCCCGCAGCCACAGCAGAGGCCACCGCCGGGGCTCCAGAGACAGGAGTTCCAAACACAA ATCTTCTAGGGATCGATCTTCAAGAGAGAAGTCACGagacagagagaggaaagagaagagctcTTCTGAGAGGCGGCACGAGAGCACAAATGGCAAATCTCGTTCCAAGAGATCAGAGGAGAGAGAAGCTGGCGAGATCTGA
- the LUC7L gene encoding putative RNA-binding protein Luc7-like 1 isoform X3, whose protein sequence is MDLGECTKIHDLALRADYEIASKERDLFFELDAMDHLESFIAECDRRTELAKKRLAETQEEISAEVSAKAEKVHELNEDIGKLLAKAEQLGAEGNVDESQKILMEVEKVRAKKKEAEEEYRNSMPASSFQQQKLRVCEVCSAYLGLHDNDRRLADHFGGKLHLGFIQIREKLDQLRKTVAEKQEKRNQDRLRRREEREREERMGRRSGSRNRDRRRSRSRDRRRRRSRSASRERRKSRSRSRDRHRRHRSRSRSHSRGHRRGSRDRSSKHKSSRDRSSREKSRDRERKEKSSSERRHESTNGKSRSKRSEEREAGEI, encoded by the exons ATGGACCTGGGAGAGTGCACAAAGATCCATGACTTGGCACTGAGAGCAGATTATGAGATTGCAAGTAAAGAGAGAGATCTGTTTTTTGAGCTGGAT GCTATGGATCACCTGGAGTCCTTCATTGCCGAGTGTGACAGGAGAACAGAACTGGCCAAAAAGCGCCTGGCTGAGACACAGGAAGAGATCAGTGCTGAAGTGTCTGCCAAG GCAGAGAAGGTGCACGAACTGAACGAAGACATAGGAAAACTCCTAGCTAAAGCTGAacagctgggagctgaaggGAACGTTGATGAGTCTCAGAAGATCCTGATGGAAGTGGAAAAAGTCcgagcaaaaaagaaagaggcagag GAAGAATACCGAAATTCAATGCCTGCATCCAGCTTCCAACAGCAAAAGCTGCGTGTGTGTGAAGTCTGTTCAGCATATCTTGGTCTCCATGACAATGACCGGCGTCTTGCTGACCACTTTGGAGGCAAATTACACTTGGGTTTCATTCAGATTCGTGAGAAACTGGATCAGCTGAGG aaaacagtggcagaaaagcaagagaagagaaaccagGATCGTTTGAGACGGAGAGAAGAGAGGGAACGAGAGGAGAGGATGGGCAGGCG GTCTGGATCGAGGAATAGAGATCGTCGAAG ATCCCGGTCTCGGGACAGGAGGCGAAGGCGCTCGAGGTCGGCGTCCCGTGAGCGGCGGAAGTCCCGCTCCAGGTCCCGCGACCGACACAGGCGCCACCGGAGCCGCTCCCGCAGCCACAGCAGAGGCCACCGCCGGGGCTCCAGAGACAGGAGTTCCAAACACAA ATCTTCTAGGGATCGATCTTCAAGAGAGAAGTCACGagacagagagaggaaagagaagagctcTTCTGAGAGGCGGCACGAGAGCACAAATGGCAAATCTCGTTCCAAGAGATCAGAGGAGAGAGAAGCTGGCGAGATCTGA